One Lottiidibacillus patelloidae DNA segment encodes these proteins:
- a CDS encoding post-transcriptional regulator, protein MLEQNMAVWKERALPVITSKLEELHMLGYERATVDEIWKVVLKKRKKKTEEPLMHDLINDILRVTPTDYMNWLTTEAITNDDWMSTFEDFKKEN, encoded by the coding sequence ATGTTGGAGCAAAATATGGCAGTTTGGAAAGAAAGAGCTTTACCAGTCATTACGAGCAAATTAGAGGAATTGCATATGTTAGGATATGAACGTGCTACTGTAGATGAAATTTGGAAAGTCGTTTTAAAGAAAAGAAAGAAGAAAACGGAAGAGCCACTTATGCATGACTTGATCAATGACATTTTGAGAGTGACACCAACCGACTATATGAACTGGTTAACGACAGAAGCAATTACTAATGACGATTGGATGTCAACATTTGAGGATTTTAAAAAGGAAAATTGA
- a CDS encoding COG2426 family protein: MKEALRQFLAENLNFLPEEILVMIVSAMPVLELRGGMPLAFTYGFSFPEAFLYSVLGNLLPIIPMLLLFQPISKWLMRYKRYERFYHWLYHRTLSKSKNVEKFGAIGLILFTAVPLPTTGAYSACVAASLFGIGLRYAFWSIATGVVIAGLAVGIVLYSIF, translated from the coding sequence ATGAAAGAAGCATTAAGACAGTTTTTAGCAGAGAATTTAAACTTTTTACCAGAAGAAATTTTAGTAATGATTGTTTCAGCAATGCCTGTGTTAGAATTACGAGGAGGCATGCCTTTAGCATTTACTTACGGTTTTTCATTTCCTGAAGCATTCTTATATAGTGTATTAGGAAATCTTTTACCAATTATACCGATGCTATTATTATTTCAACCAATTAGTAAATGGTTAATGAGATATAAACGATATGAACGTTTTTATCACTGGCTTTATCATCGAACATTAAGCAAAAGTAAAAATGTTGAAAAGTTCGGGGCAATAGGGCTAATTTTATTTACCGCCGTACCATTACCGACAACAGGAGCTTATAGTGCTTGTGTTGCTGCGAGTTTATTTGGCATCGGCTTAAGATACGCATTTTGGTCTATAGCGACAGGTGTCGTAATTGCCGGATTAGCGGTAGGCATCGTTTTGTACTCAATTTTTTAA
- the spoVB gene encoding stage V sporulation protein B: MSKQTFLKGTFILVMAGLITRILGFINRIVVARIMGQEGVGLYMMAVPTLLLTITLTQLGLPVAISKLVAEAEAMGDKRKVKRILVVSLSITIILSIIFTSGMILLAPFLAKTMLTDARTYYPLIAISPIVPIVAISAVLRGYFQGMQNMRPSAYSQVIEQVVRITLVAVLTKAFLPYGIEFAAAGAMFSVVLGELASLVYMITMFKLKKRVKVRRNFFKQLAKGKETFQSLMAVALPTTGSRLIGSLSYFFEPIAVAQSLAIAGIATSIATKQYGELAGFAVPLLFLPTFITYSISTSLVPAISEAKAQKKYILIEHRLQQAMRLALISGGISFVVLYVFAVPIMDLMYNAPKVAVYVEVLAPFFIFLYFQGPLQATLQALELAKAAMINSLIGAVVRILAIFALTSRPDLGIMGAALALGLGIVLVTLLHFATVVKAIGFSIYIRDYAKAILIIIISGIAGHQLYTNVFTSFNLLGNTILAISSTVIIYSVFLLLFNLIKRKEVLLIPVIGKPLALLIPKNKK, from the coding sequence ATGTCAAAACAAACGTTTTTAAAGGGAACGTTTATCTTAGTAATGGCCGGTCTAATCACTCGTATATTAGGGTTTATTAATCGAATCGTCGTAGCCCGAATTATGGGACAAGAGGGTGTTGGCCTTTATATGATGGCAGTTCCAACACTATTATTAACGATTACTTTAACACAGTTAGGTTTACCAGTAGCCATCTCTAAACTAGTTGCTGAAGCTGAAGCAATGGGAGATAAACGAAAGGTAAAACGCATATTAGTTGTGTCATTATCAATTACTATTATTTTAAGTATTATCTTTACATCAGGAATGATATTACTTGCACCTTTTTTAGCGAAAACAATGTTAACCGATGCTAGAACTTATTACCCACTAATAGCCATTTCACCAATTGTACCTATTGTCGCAATTTCAGCTGTCTTGCGTGGGTATTTTCAAGGGATGCAAAACATGCGTCCATCTGCATATTCACAAGTAATTGAGCAAGTTGTGCGAATTACGCTCGTTGCAGTGCTAACAAAAGCTTTCTTACCTTATGGTATTGAATTTGCTGCTGCAGGGGCAATGTTCTCTGTCGTGTTAGGAGAGCTTGCATCTTTAGTCTACATGATTACAATGTTTAAACTTAAAAAGCGCGTGAAAGTTCGGCGAAATTTCTTTAAACAATTAGCAAAAGGAAAAGAAACGTTTCAATCATTGATGGCCGTTGCTTTACCGACAACTGGTAGTCGATTAATTGGTTCATTATCATACTTTTTCGAACCTATCGCTGTCGCACAAAGTTTAGCAATTGCTGGAATAGCTACTTCTATAGCAACAAAACAATATGGTGAATTAGCAGGTTTTGCCGTTCCATTATTGTTTTTGCCAACCTTTATCACATATTCCATATCTACCTCATTAGTTCCTGCGATTAGTGAGGCAAAGGCGCAAAAAAAATATATATTAATTGAGCACCGTTTGCAGCAGGCGATGAGGCTGGCACTTATATCAGGAGGAATATCCTTCGTTGTTCTCTATGTCTTTGCCGTACCGATAATGGATTTAATGTATAATGCTCCCAAAGTTGCAGTTTATGTAGAAGTTTTAGCACCATTTTTCATTTTCTTATACTTTCAAGGTCCTTTACAAGCAACACTTCAAGCATTGGAACTAGCTAAGGCTGCTATGATTAATAGTTTAATCGGTGCAGTAGTTCGTATTTTAGCAATCTTCGCTTTAACTTCTCGACCTGACTTAGGAATTATGGGCGCTGCTCTCGCTCTTGGCTTAGGAATTGTATTAGTAACCTTACTGCATTTCGCTACTGTAGTTAAAGCAATAGGGTTCTCAATTTATATTCGTGATTATGCCAAGGCAATACTAATTATTATTATATCAGGAATTGCTGGTCATCAGTTATATACAAATGTATTTACATCTTTTAATTTATTAGGAAATACAATTTTAGCAATATCTTCGACTGTCATTATTTATTCGGTATTTCTTTTACTATTTAATTTAATAAAAAGAAAAGAAGTGTTATTAATACCTGTCATCGGTAAACCTTTAGCATTACTTATTCCTAAAAACAAAAAGTAA
- a CDS encoding DUF421 domain-containing protein, producing MEYGTILVRTIVLYAIIVFVFRVMGKREIGQLGIVDFVVSIMIAELAVISIEDPKTPMLQSLIPIFLLLIIQVSLAIVSLKSEKFREIVDNKPSVLIKNGKIDENEMKKQRYNFDDLLVQLREKDVAKVSDVEFAILEPSGKLSVIEKNKGNNKQRKNVLYPQLRLPLAIILDGKVQEDHLGKINKSEFWLRQELRKLGFKEIKKISFCTIDENGTFFVDLKDEK from the coding sequence TTGGAATATGGTACGATCCTTGTTCGGACAATTGTTTTATATGCGATAATTGTTTTTGTCTTTCGCGTAATGGGTAAAAGAGAAATTGGTCAATTAGGTATTGTTGATTTTGTCGTTTCAATCATGATTGCTGAACTAGCGGTAATTTCAATTGAAGATCCAAAAACGCCTATGCTTCAATCTCTAATACCTATTTTTTTATTACTAATTATCCAAGTTTCTTTAGCAATTGTTTCTTTAAAAAGTGAAAAATTTAGAGAGATTGTTGATAATAAACCTTCCGTATTAATTAAGAATGGGAAAATTGATGAGAATGAAATGAAGAAACAACGGTATAACTTTGACGACTTATTAGTTCAACTAAGAGAAAAAGATGTCGCAAAAGTTTCTGATGTGGAATTTGCAATATTAGAACCTTCTGGAAAGTTATCTGTTATTGAAAAAAATAAAGGGAATAATAAACAACGTAAAAATGTCCTATATCCACAACTTAGATTACCGTTAGCGATTATTCTGGATGGGAAAGTACAAGAAGATCATTTGGGGAAAATAAATAAATCGGAGTTTTGGCTCCGGCAAGAGTTAAGGAAGCTAGGCTTTAAGGAAATAAAGAAGATTTCCTTTTGTACGATTGATGAAAATGGCACATTTTTTGTTGATTTAAAAGATGAGAAATAA
- a CDS encoding ArsB/NhaD family transporter, which produces MDTTLVLLTFIICYGFIMTEKINRAIIACGGGLFLLVTGIYDLDLVFLEFIDWKTIGLLFSMMILVSITSKTGVFEFIAIKVAQSVQGKPVPLLIVTSTLTAIGSAFLDNVTTVLLFVPILLTITKLIEVPPVPYLIALIISSNIGGTATLIGDPPNIMIGQAVNHLTFNDFLINLAPVALFILIIILFGLAYFYKDKLSITSLQQENIMQINPTDYLKKGPVLIKSVSVLLMTIAGFILHPILHIDLTSVAMSGALLLMLLTHKEHDAEEVFKSVEWVTLFFFIGLFMLVGGLESVGLIDEFAKKIIYYTEGDLPKTALLILWTSGIFSGFVDNIPFVAAMIPVISEFQSYGMVNIDALWWSLALGACLGGNATLIGASANVVVAGLALRAKEPVHFMEFVKIGFPVVIVSLIISTTYLYFRFLIFF; this is translated from the coding sequence ATGGACACGACTTTAGTCCTTTTAACGTTTATAATATGCTATGGCTTTATTATGACGGAGAAAATAAATCGAGCAATTATTGCCTGTGGTGGAGGATTATTTTTACTTGTAACAGGTATATATGATCTTGATTTAGTGTTTTTAGAATTTATTGATTGGAAAACAATTGGCTTATTATTTTCAATGATGATTTTAGTTTCAATAACGAGCAAAACTGGTGTGTTTGAATTTATCGCAATCAAAGTAGCTCAATCTGTTCAAGGGAAACCAGTGCCATTATTGATTGTAACTTCAACACTAACAGCTATTGGCTCTGCTTTTTTAGACAATGTTACGACAGTGCTTTTATTTGTTCCAATTCTGCTAACGATTACGAAACTAATTGAAGTTCCTCCAGTGCCTTATTTAATTGCATTAATAATTAGCTCAAACATTGGTGGTACGGCTACATTAATTGGTGATCCCCCAAACATCATGATTGGGCAAGCCGTTAACCATTTAACATTCAATGACTTCTTAATTAATTTAGCGCCTGTAGCATTATTTATTCTAATTATAATATTGTTTGGACTCGCTTATTTTTATAAAGATAAATTGTCAATAACATCATTGCAACAAGAGAATATAATGCAGATCAATCCTACAGACTATTTAAAGAAAGGTCCGGTATTAATAAAATCAGTTTCCGTTCTTTTAATGACTATCGCCGGCTTTATTTTACATCCGATTTTACATATTGATTTAACGAGCGTTGCGATGTCGGGTGCACTTCTGCTCATGTTATTGACACATAAAGAACATGATGCTGAAGAAGTATTTAAATCTGTAGAATGGGTTACATTATTCTTCTTTATCGGATTATTTATGCTTGTTGGGGGCTTAGAGAGCGTAGGGTTAATTGATGAGTTTGCGAAAAAGATTATTTATTATACAGAAGGAGATCTTCCTAAAACAGCGCTTTTAATATTATGGACATCAGGAATTTTTTCAGGATTTGTTGATAATATTCCCTTTGTAGCAGCGATGATACCAGTAATTTCTGAATTTCAATCTTATGGAATGGTTAATATCGATGCTTTATGGTGGTCACTTGCGTTAGGAGCTTGCCTTGGAGGAAATGCAACGTTAATTGGTGCTTCAGCAAATGTAGTTGTAGCAGGACTTGCATTACGAGCAAAGGAACCAGTCCATTTTATGGAGTTTGTAAAAATTGGATTTCCGGTAGTTATTGTCTCATTAATCATTTCTACGACGTATTTATATTTCCGATTTTTAATTTTCTTTTAA
- a CDS encoding TIGR04086 family membrane protein codes for MLKRENMMAMGYGLLTILILIISASLIISLLLKFTSLEEGSFNWLFYALTFITLFIGGFISGGKAKEKGWMIGLGTGLLYTLVVFFVQYLGYQDAFSMEQYVHHGTGILSAMFGGMLGVNVAK; via the coding sequence ATGCTAAAACGTGAGAACATGATGGCGATGGGATATGGACTTTTAACAATATTAATACTCATTATTTCAGCAAGTTTAATTATTTCTTTATTGCTCAAATTCACTAGTCTGGAAGAAGGATCTTTTAACTGGCTATTTTATGCTCTTACTTTTATTACATTATTTATCGGTGGCTTCATTTCTGGTGGGAAGGCGAAGGAAAAAGGCTGGATGATTGGGCTAGGAACTGGTCTTTTATATACATTAGTTGTCTTCTTTGTCCAATATTTAGGTTACCAAGATGCATTCTCAATGGAGCAATATGTTCATCATGGAACTGGCATATTATCGGCAATGTTTGGTGGGATGTTAGGGGTAAATGTAGCGAAATAA
- the yajC gene encoding preprotein translocase subunit YajC has product MANILPLLLMFVLFYFLLIRPQQKKQKAIAKMQSELQKGDKIVTIGGLHGTIDAIDESTVVITTGDNTRLTYDIHAVREVKNEM; this is encoded by the coding sequence ATGGCTAATATTTTACCTTTATTGTTAATGTTTGTTTTGTTTTACTTTTTATTAATTAGACCACAACAAAAAAAGCAAAAAGCTATTGCTAAAATGCAAAGCGAGCTACAAAAAGGCGATAAAATTGTAACAATTGGTGGGTTACACGGAACAATTGATGCGATTGATGAAAGTACAGTTGTCATTACAACTGGAGATAACACTCGTCTTACATACGATATTCACGCTGTGCGTGAAGTTAAGAATGAAATGTAA
- the tgt gene encoding tRNA guanosine(34) transglycosylase Tgt, translating to MTAIRYELIKTCKQTGARLGKVHTPHGSFDTPVFMPVGTLATVKTMAPGEIKDMGANIILSNTYHLWLRPGNDIIREAGGLHKFMNWDGAILTDSGGFQVFSLSDLRKIEEEGVHFRNHLNGEKLFLSPEKAMEIQNDLGSDIMMAFDECPPYPAEFDYMKKSVERTSRWAERCLEGHKRPEDQGLFGIVQGGEYEELRKQSAKDLVSLDFPGYAIGGLSVGEPKDVMNRVLEFTTPELPSNKPRYLMGVGSPDSLIDGAIRGVDMFDCVLPTRIARNGTLMTSEGRLVVRNAKYARDFRPLDEKCDCYTCKNYSRAYIRHLIKSNETFGLRLCTYHNLHFLIKLMEKVRKAISEDRLGDFREEFFEQYGFNKPNAKNF from the coding sequence CAGCAATTAGATATGAATTAATAAAAACGTGTAAACAAACAGGAGCGAGATTAGGTAAAGTTCATACGCCACACGGAAGTTTTGATACGCCGGTATTTATGCCAGTAGGTACGCTTGCTACTGTTAAAACGATGGCTCCTGGAGAGATAAAAGACATGGGTGCGAACATCATTTTAAGTAATACATATCATTTATGGCTTCGCCCTGGTAATGATATTATTCGTGAAGCAGGTGGCTTGCATAAATTCATGAACTGGGACGGTGCAATTTTAACTGACTCAGGTGGTTTCCAAGTTTTTAGTTTAAGTGATCTCCGCAAAATTGAGGAAGAAGGGGTACACTTCCGTAATCACTTAAATGGTGAAAAGCTATTTTTATCACCGGAAAAAGCAATGGAAATTCAAAACGACTTAGGCTCAGATATTATGATGGCATTTGATGAATGTCCTCCTTACCCTGCTGAATTTGATTACATGAAAAAATCAGTGGAAAGAACGAGTCGCTGGGCTGAAAGATGTCTTGAAGGACATAAACGTCCGGAAGATCAAGGGTTGTTTGGAATTGTACAAGGTGGAGAATATGAAGAACTAAGAAAACAAAGTGCTAAAGATTTAGTTTCTTTAGATTTTCCTGGTTATGCAATTGGCGGATTATCCGTTGGGGAGCCAAAAGACGTGATGAATCGTGTTCTTGAATTCACAACGCCAGAATTACCTTCTAATAAGCCGCGTTACTTAATGGGAGTTGGCTCACCAGATTCGTTAATTGACGGTGCAATAAGAGGCGTAGACATGTTTGACTGCGTGTTACCTACTCGAATCGCAAGAAACGGAACGTTAATGACAAGTGAAGGTCGTTTAGTTGTTCGAAATGCAAAATATGCACGTGACTTTAGACCGTTAGATGAAAAATGTGATTGCTATACTTGTAAAAATTACAGCCGAGCGTACATTAGACATTTAATAAAAAGCAATGAAACATTCGGATTGCGTCTTTGTACTTACCACAACTTGCATTTTCTGATAAAATTAATGGAGAAGGTTCGCAAGGCAATTTCAGAAGATCGCTTAGGAGACTTCAGAGAAGAGTTTTTCGAGCAATACGGCTTTAATAAACCTAATGCGAAAAACTTCTAA